A genomic region of Brevibacillus sp. JNUCC-41 contains the following coding sequences:
- the cyoE gene encoding heme o synthase → MSETRGLSEAVMEDSKAALQSDIPETTAWKDFLALIKVGIVNSNIITAFTGVWLALHFSGLSFLSNLDVVFYTLAGSALIMAGSCSFNNYYDRDIDHLMERTKNRPTVTGKVQPSKVLALSFGLIAAGLILLALTNMTTAILGAFGVFAYVVLYTMVFKRRFVSNTIIGSISGAVPPLIGWAAVDPGLDKIAWVLFAIMFLWQPPHFYALAMRRVEEYRAAGVPMLPVVKGFKAAKRSIMLWIICLMFIPFFLTPLGTPLVILAALLSTGWLVLGIKGYKKKDDVKWATSMFVYSLNYMTILFVAMVIVTLI, encoded by the coding sequence ATGTCAGAAACAAGGGGTTTGTCAGAAGCTGTCATGGAGGACAGTAAAGCCGCCCTTCAATCGGATATACCTGAAACAACAGCTTGGAAGGATTTTCTCGCACTTATAAAAGTGGGGATTGTCAATTCAAATATAATTACAGCTTTTACCGGCGTGTGGTTAGCTCTTCATTTTTCGGGGCTTAGCTTCTTAAGCAATCTAGATGTAGTGTTTTATACACTTGCAGGTTCGGCGCTCATAATGGCGGGATCTTGCAGTTTCAATAATTATTATGACCGTGATATCGATCATTTAATGGAAAGAACGAAAAACCGTCCAACGGTAACTGGGAAAGTACAGCCTTCAAAGGTATTGGCATTAAGTTTCGGTTTAATTGCTGCAGGGCTGATTTTACTTGCTTTGACTAATATGACAACTGCCATACTAGGAGCATTCGGCGTCTTCGCCTATGTTGTTTTATATACTATGGTTTTCAAACGTAGATTTGTCTCGAATACGATTATAGGCAGTATATCGGGAGCGGTGCCTCCACTTATCGGGTGGGCTGCAGTCGACCCGGGCCTTGATAAGATCGCCTGGGTCCTGTTCGCGATCATGTTCTTGTGGCAGCCTCCTCATTTTTATGCACTTGCAATGAGGCGTGTCGAAGAATATCGTGCAGCTGGAGTACCCATGCTTCCGGTAGTAAAAGGGTTCAAGGCGGCAAAAAGATCGATTATGCTATGGATCATCTGTTTAATGTTCATTCCTTTCTTTTTAACTCCATTAGGAACCCCGCTAGTTATTCTTGCTGCATTATTGAGCACGGGTTGGCTTGTTTTGGGGATTAAGGGGTATAAAAAGAAAGATGATGTTAAATGGGCAACATCCATGTTTGTATATTCTTTAAATTATATGACCATTTTATTTGTAGCGATGGTTATTGTCACTCTCATCTAG
- the coxB gene encoding cytochrome c oxidase subunit II encodes MKKRLHKWRLIALLGIVGLVLSGCGEPFLSALKPAGNVAQSQFDLLILSTLIMVLVIIVVIILFVVVLLRFRRKKGDETIPKQIEGSHKLEIIWTVIPILLLIVLAVPTVVTTFDLADTKAMDKKDKDGKTKDALVVNVRANLYWWEFEYPDLGVVTSQDLVVPTDQKVYFNLTASDVKHSFWIPAAGGKMDTNTDGVNQFFLEFDSEKAEDSNNLFYGKCAELCGPSHALMDFKVVPKSKSDFEAWTKDMKAAKEPVVAGDLAKQGEDVFNQSCIGCHAVTPNDSRPEAARQAPNLATFGERQKVAGVLDHTEENVKKWIKDPEKYKPGNTMTGTYGELSDSDINALAAYLLELKVEDK; translated from the coding sequence ATGAAAAAAAGGCTGCACAAATGGCGCCTGATTGCTCTGCTGGGTATTGTAGGACTTGTACTTTCGGGCTGCGGCGAACCATTTCTATCCGCGCTGAAGCCAGCAGGCAATGTTGCGCAATCTCAGTTTGACTTACTGATATTGAGTACACTAATCATGGTTCTGGTAATTATTGTTGTGATTATTTTGTTCGTTGTAGTTTTACTGCGCTTCCGTCGGAAGAAAGGCGACGAAACAATACCGAAACAAATTGAAGGAAGTCATAAACTTGAAATTATCTGGACTGTTATTCCTATCCTTCTTTTAATTGTTCTGGCTGTTCCGACCGTCGTCACTACATTCGACTTAGCTGACACAAAGGCAATGGATAAGAAAGATAAGGATGGAAAAACGAAGGATGCTCTTGTTGTGAATGTTAGGGCAAATCTTTATTGGTGGGAGTTTGAATATCCTGACCTTGGCGTTGTCACAAGTCAGGATTTGGTTGTGCCTACCGATCAAAAAGTATACTTCAATCTAACTGCTTCTGATGTTAAGCATTCATTCTGGATACCGGCTGCCGGAGGAAAGATGGATACAAATACAGATGGAGTCAATCAGTTTTTCTTAGAATTCGATAGTGAAAAGGCAGAAGATTCGAACAACTTATTTTACGGGAAATGTGCTGAACTTTGCGGTCCTTCCCATGCTTTGATGGATTTTAAGGTCGTACCGAAGTCTAAAAGCGATTTTGAAGCGTGGACTAAAGATATGAAAGCCGCGAAGGAGCCTGTCGTTGCAGGTGATCTAGCCAAACAGGGTGAAGATGTCTTTAATCAAAGCTGTATAGGCTGCCATGCGGTGACTCCAAATGACAGCAGGCCTGAAGCAGCTCGTCAGGCTCCGAATCTGGCTACATTCGGTGAGCGTCAAAAAGTAGCTGGCGTATTGGATCATACGGAAGAGAATGTAAAAAAATGGATCAAGGATCCTGAGAAGTATAAACCGGGCAACACGATGACCGGTACTTACGGCGAACTTTCAGATTCAGATATTAATGCACTGGCAGCTTATCTATTGGAGCTTAAGGTGGAAGACAAATAG
- the ctaD gene encoding cytochrome c oxidase subunit I: MSTYANKKGFGATIWDYLTTVDHKKIAILYLISGGLFFVIGGLEAMFIRIQLAIPNNDFVSAGFYNEILTMHGTTMIFLAAMPLVFAVMNAVVPLQIGARDVAFPFLNSLGFWLFFFGGIFLNLSWFLGGAPDAGWTSYASLSLHSEGHGIDFYVLGLQISGFGTLIAGINFLVTIINMRTPGMTYMRMPLFTWSTFVVSALILFAFPPLTVGLVLMMFDRMFGANFFDVAAGGNTIIWEHLFWIFGHPEVYILILPAFGIFSEIFATFSRKRLFGYSSMVFATVLIGFLGFMVWAHHMFTTGLGPIANAIFAVATMAIAVPTGIKIFNWIFTMWGGSVKFTVPMLYAVAFIPTFTMGGVTGIMLASAPADYQYHDSYFVVAHFHYVIVGGVVLGLLAGINFYWPKMFGTMLSEKLGQITFWTFLIGFHLTFFIQHFLGLMGMPRRVFTFLDNQGLNTGNMISTVGAFLMAFGVLVMVINIIITSVKNEKVGNDPWGDGRTLEWAIPSPPPFYNFKQLPLVRGLDPYWVEKMEGKKEMTPAEPLGDIHMPNSSILPLTIASGLFIAAFGALYHMDDKSWTLPIMIVGLLVTFGSMFIRSVKDDHGYHIHKEDLMDDKDKGGKA; encoded by the coding sequence GTGAGTACGTACGCTAATAAAAAAGGATTTGGCGCTACTATTTGGGATTATCTGACGACCGTAGACCATAAGAAAATCGCCATTTTATATCTTATCTCTGGCGGGTTATTCTTTGTAATCGGCGGTTTGGAAGCGATGTTTATCCGTATCCAGCTAGCAATCCCAAACAATGATTTCGTAAGTGCCGGATTTTATAATGAAATTTTGACCATGCACGGTACGACAATGATATTTCTGGCGGCCATGCCATTAGTGTTTGCTGTAATGAATGCGGTTGTACCATTACAGATAGGGGCACGTGATGTTGCGTTCCCATTTTTGAACTCGTTAGGTTTTTGGTTGTTTTTCTTTGGGGGAATCTTTCTGAATCTTTCATGGTTTTTAGGAGGGGCTCCAGATGCAGGCTGGACATCGTATGCATCGCTTTCCTTGCATTCCGAAGGTCATGGCATTGATTTTTACGTCCTCGGATTACAAATATCAGGTTTTGGAACACTAATTGCAGGGATCAATTTCCTTGTAACCATTATTAATATGCGTACGCCTGGTATGACATATATGCGTATGCCGCTGTTTACCTGGTCAACTTTCGTCGTTTCTGCATTGATTTTATTCGCTTTTCCTCCGCTTACCGTGGGATTGGTGTTAATGATGTTCGATCGGATGTTTGGCGCGAATTTCTTTGATGTAGCGGCTGGGGGAAATACGATTATTTGGGAGCATTTATTCTGGATATTCGGTCATCCGGAAGTTTATATCCTGATTCTTCCGGCGTTCGGTATTTTTTCCGAAATTTTCGCTACATTCTCCAGAAAAAGATTGTTTGGTTATTCATCGATGGTCTTTGCAACCGTTTTAATCGGTTTCTTAGGTTTCATGGTTTGGGCGCATCATATGTTTACCACTGGTCTAGGTCCGATCGCAAATGCAATCTTTGCGGTGGCGACAATGGCTATCGCTGTACCGACAGGTATTAAGATATTCAACTGGATTTTTACGATGTGGGGAGGAAGCGTCAAGTTCACGGTTCCGATGCTTTATGCAGTTGCCTTTATCCCTACATTTACAATGGGTGGCGTGACAGGTATCATGCTCGCTTCTGCACCTGCTGATTATCAATACCATGATAGTTATTTCGTTGTTGCTCATTTCCACTATGTAATCGTCGGTGGGGTTGTATTAGGCTTACTGGCTGGAATCAATTTCTATTGGCCGAAGATGTTTGGGACGATGTTAAGCGAAAAATTGGGTCAAATCACATTTTGGACGTTCTTGATTGGTTTCCATTTAACGTTCTTCATTCAACATTTCTTAGGTTTGATGGGGATGCCGCGCCGGGTATTCACGTTCTTGGACAATCAAGGACTCAATACAGGTAATATGATTAGTACTGTTGGAGCCTTTTTGATGGCATTTGGTGTCTTGGTTATGGTCATCAATATCATCATTACATCTGTGAAGAATGAAAAAGTCGGCAATGATCCTTGGGGAGATGGCCGTACGCTGGAATGGGCCATTCCATCACCACCGCCTTTTTATAATTTTAAACAACTGCCGCTAGTCCGCGGATTAGATCCTTACTGGGTTGAAAAAATGGAAGGGAAAAAGGAAATGACTCCTGCAGAACCACTTGGGGATATCCATATGCCCAATTCATCCATTCTTCCTTTAACGATTGCTTCCGGTTTATTTATCGCCGCATTCGGTGCTTTATACCATATGGATGATAAGTCATGGACCCTGCCTATAATGATAGTAGGACTTTTGGTAACATTTGGTTCAATGTTTATCCGTTCCGTTAAAGACGATCATGGGTACCATATTCATAAAGAAGACCTTATGGACGATAAAGACAAGGGAGGTAAGGCATAA
- a CDS encoding cytochrome (ubi)quinol oxidase subunit III, producing the protein MQTDERFTDATWPASPEKATLEGKNKYLGFWLFLGGETVLFASLFATYLALKDKVPNGDAALAKDLFELPLTFVATMLLLTSSLTSVYAMYHMKNNHFKQMQAWLVITVALGLGFLGLEIYEFNHYVHEFHHTFTSSAFGSAFYTLVGFHGGHVAFGLVWIISLMVRNAGRGLNLYNAPKFYVASLYWHFIDVVWVFIFTVVYLMGMVG; encoded by the coding sequence ATGCAGACAGATGAAAGATTCACGGATGCTACCTGGCCTGCTTCTCCCGAGAAAGCGACTTTAGAAGGTAAAAATAAATATTTAGGATTCTGGTTGTTTCTTGGTGGAGAGACGGTATTATTCGCCTCATTATTTGCAACTTACCTAGCATTGAAGGATAAAGTTCCAAATGGTGATGCAGCCCTAGCTAAAGATTTATTCGAATTACCACTTACGTTTGTGGCAACCATGCTGTTATTGACCAGTTCATTGACTAGTGTGTATGCGATGTACCATATGAAAAATAACCACTTCAAACAAATGCAGGCTTGGCTTGTCATTACGGTTGCACTTGGTTTAGGTTTTCTTGGACTCGAGATTTATGAATTTAATCACTATGTTCATGAATTCCATCATACATTTACGAGCAGTGCCTTCGGCTCCGCGTTTTATACGTTAGTTGGTTTTCACGGAGGACACGTTGCATTCGGTTTGGTTTGGATCATATCTCTTATGGTACGTAATGCAGGAAGGGGCTTGAATTTATATAACGCTCCTAAATTTTATGTTGCGAGTCTTTATTGGCATTTCATTGACGTAGTCTGGGTGTTTATCTTTACTGTCGTATACTTAATGGGAATGGTGGGATAA
- the ctaF gene encoding cytochrome c oxidase subunit IVB → MANEQSNSANPNVDLKYRRKKNAEEMKHQVISFTLMIFFTLLAFAAVGIEGFSHWFIKPVILLLAVVQVIFQLYYFMHMKHKGHGTIALFLFSGLAVGLITVLVFTTIVWL, encoded by the coding sequence ATGGCGAATGAACAATCAAATTCAGCGAACCCGAATGTCGATTTAAAATATCGCCGTAAGAAAAATGCTGAAGAGATGAAACACCAAGTGATATCATTTACACTTATGATTTTCTTTACATTACTTGCTTTTGCTGCAGTAGGAATTGAGGGCTTTTCACATTGGTTCATTAAACCAGTCATTTTGCTGCTGGCAGTTGTACAAGTGATTTTCCAATTGTATTATTTCATGCACATGAAGCATAAAGGGCATGGCACTATTGCATTGTTCTTATTTTCCGGCCTTGCAGTCGGCCTGATAACTGTCCTTGTGTTCACAACGATTGTTTGGTTATAA
- the ctaG gene encoding cytochrome c oxidase assembly factor CtaG, translating to MIFLSIDIFGFRALWSPYYFAALVLITVGYFWLVTKKGGKFPGSSSLSVKQATYFLTAMFLLYVVKGSPLDLLSHIMFSAHMFQMALLYLVIPPLFIIAIPDWLLRTFINSRGVKALFQFFTRPLVALLLFNVLFSLYHIPLVFDYIKTGMWIHAGYTVLLFTTAVLMWFPLVNQLPEHESLTGVKKVAYIFGSGILMTPACALIIFANDPMYDTFTNAESWASAMELCVPASALSSLTLSGPEMFNGLPLLEDQQLGGVLMKVIQEIVLGYVLGVIFFAWFKKENGGQNDIDPIPSDLQTVK from the coding sequence GTGATTTTTTTGTCTATTGATATTTTCGGATTTCGAGCTTTGTGGAGTCCTTATTATTTTGCCGCCCTCGTACTTATAACCGTAGGATATTTTTGGCTGGTGACAAAAAAAGGGGGGAAGTTTCCGGGCAGTTCATCGCTTTCCGTCAAACAGGCAACTTATTTTTTGACAGCCATGTTCCTTCTTTATGTGGTAAAGGGTTCGCCACTGGATCTATTAAGCCACATTATGTTCAGTGCGCACATGTTTCAAATGGCATTGCTCTATCTTGTGATTCCGCCTTTATTTATCATTGCGATTCCGGATTGGCTTTTGAGAACTTTCATAAATTCAAGGGGAGTGAAGGCGTTATTTCAATTTTTCACGAGACCTCTTGTCGCCCTTTTACTATTTAATGTTCTTTTTTCGTTGTACCATATCCCGTTAGTGTTTGACTATATCAAAACGGGGATGTGGATACATGCCGGATACACGGTGCTTTTATTTACTACTGCAGTTTTGATGTGGTTCCCGCTTGTCAATCAATTGCCGGAGCACGAAAGTCTAACGGGTGTAAAAAAAGTAGCTTATATTTTCGGCAGTGGCATTTTAATGACTCCAGCTTGCGCTTTAATCATTTTTGCTAATGATCCGATGTATGATACGTTTACCAATGCGGAATCTTGGGCAAGTGCCATGGAACTTTGCGTTCCCGCCTCAGCACTGTCAAGTTTGACACTCAGTGGTCCAGAAATGTTCAATGGACTGCCATTGCTTGAGGATCAACAGCTTGGTGGGGTTTTGATGAAGGTGATCCAAGAAATCGTTTTAGGCTATGTTTTGGGTGTCATTTTCTTTGCTTGGTTCAAAAAGGAGAATGGCGGCCAAAATGATATCGATCCGATACCTTCGGATCTTCAGACTGTAAAATAA
- a CDS encoding DUF420 domain-containing protein, producing the protein MSLPILPTISTAFIVLSAITVAIGWYQIKQRKIETHKKTMMAAAVFAVIFFTIYLSRTVFIGSTSFGGPADIKIYYTIFLIFHITLATTGAVLGIIMLTTGFKGKFAIHKKIGPATSIIWFFTGITGVAVYILLYVIYHGGETTSLIKAILGF; encoded by the coding sequence ATGTCTTTACCAATCCTTCCAACGATAAGTACAGCCTTCATTGTATTAAGTGCCATCACTGTTGCAATAGGCTGGTATCAAATTAAACAACGCAAAATCGAGACCCATAAAAAAACCATGATGGCAGCTGCGGTTTTTGCGGTAATCTTTTTCACTATATATCTTTCCCGGACGGTATTCATTGGTAGTACGTCATTTGGCGGACCCGCTGACATTAAAATTTATTATACGATTTTTTTGATTTTCCATATAACTCTTGCTACAACTGGAGCTGTTTTGGGGATCATCATGCTTACCACTGGGTTTAAAGGTAAATTCGCCATCCATAAAAAAATCGGGCCTGCGACAAGCATCATTTGGTTTTTCACCGGGATTACTGGAGTAGCTGTTTACATCCTGCTTTATGTCATTTATCATGGCGGAGAAACAACATCTTTAATAAAGGCGATCCTAGGATTTTAA
- a CDS encoding YugN family protein: MKFESFGIENITADLNRLDDLMPQYGLIRAEQWDYERVSYDRKFDLKEGTFYLRILGYATEGDVGAHRAVIKLMVPLLGKHYYPHGVEYGEGEDFPASLVKQSEKILAQIKEELTQFNGL; this comes from the coding sequence GTGAAATTTGAAAGCTTTGGAATCGAAAACATCACAGCCGACTTAAACCGATTAGATGACCTAATGCCGCAATATGGTTTAATACGTGCAGAACAATGGGATTACGAAAGAGTCAGTTACGATCGTAAGTTCGACTTAAAAGAAGGCACGTTTTACCTGAGAATACTTGGCTATGCTACAGAGGGCGATGTAGGCGCTCACAGGGCCGTCATCAAACTAATGGTTCCTCTATTAGGAAAACACTATTATCCACACGGAGTTGAATATGGTGAAGGAGAGGATTTCCCTGCATCACTAGTTAAACAAAGTGAAAAAATCCTCGCTCAAATCAAAGAAGAGCTTACACAATTCAACGGCCTGTAA
- a CDS encoding CAP domain-containing protein produces the protein MLIIIFFVIGIYLNIGDEDEGNPLIDGNKGVNPNGHINEKIPSSEKEGITEVTEGLAVTIGKNAKEIEKEYGKPDRIDMSAYGYEWWVYKKDYNNYFQLAVENEKVVSAYGIGDEVNVAPFKIGQSIDAIYSSLYVEPTVDIEVGHSSYRFELSEEDMNMRPLIDLGNINVQLYLDKFTGTVSSIRFLSDSALLKQQPYELTYHGELVTVKDLSDEEMAKVEDGNEQQIFDITNIMRSRFDLKPLEWDAPTAEVAYLHSREMTDAPEGTHVSETKGDLEKRLDAGHVKYRAAGENIAANYVDAAAVMEGWLNSKGHRDALLNEEFTGLGVGVYKKYYTQNFIKR, from the coding sequence GTGTTAATTATTATTTTTTTCGTAATCGGTATTTATCTTAATATCGGCGATGAAGATGAAGGAAACCCTCTTATTGATGGTAACAAAGGTGTTAACCCCAATGGACATATAAATGAAAAAATCCCTTCCTCTGAAAAGGAAGGGATTACTGAAGTGACAGAAGGTCTGGCGGTAACGATCGGGAAAAATGCAAAAGAGATAGAAAAGGAATATGGTAAACCAGATCGGATAGATATGTCCGCCTATGGATATGAATGGTGGGTTTATAAAAAGGACTATAATAATTATTTCCAATTAGCCGTTGAAAATGAAAAAGTGGTATCTGCTTATGGAATCGGTGATGAGGTCAATGTCGCTCCTTTTAAAATTGGACAATCGATTGATGCTATCTATTCCAGCTTATATGTGGAACCCACTGTTGATATTGAAGTTGGTCACAGTTCATATCGTTTTGAATTGTCGGAGGAAGATATGAACATGAGGCCGTTGATTGATTTAGGGAATATAAATGTTCAGCTGTATTTGGATAAATTCACGGGGACTGTTTCAAGCATCCGATTTTTGAGTGATTCCGCCTTATTGAAGCAACAACCGTATGAGTTGACCTATCATGGTGAACTTGTGACAGTTAAGGACCTTTCTGATGAGGAAATGGCGAAAGTGGAAGATGGCAATGAGCAGCAAATATTCGATATTACGAATATAATGCGCAGCAGGTTTGATTTGAAGCCTTTAGAATGGGATGCGCCAACTGCGGAGGTTGCTTACCTTCATAGCCGGGAAATGACGGACGCACCTGAAGGAACCCATGTTTCTGAAACAAAGGGGGATTTGGAAAAGCGTCTCGATGCGGGCCATGTGAAATACAGGGCAGCAGGTGAAAATATAGCGGCTAATTATGTTGATGCAGCTGCAGTCATGGAAGGTTGGCTAAATAGCAAAGGGCATCGGGATGCGTTGCTGAACGAGGAATTTACCGGTCTGGGCGTCGGGGTATATAAAAAGTACTACACCCAGAATTTCATAAAGAGATAA
- a CDS encoding YlbD family protein: MAKRKRPSVDGFRVFVKEHPHLVNEVRSKQATWQELFEEWYLLGEDHPRWQADGSVGESKVNSGSPSPPVEKGEQSTELIGSLMSAVKNMDMGQIQQYITNANQAIGAIQGVLSAFQGNKSGDTSPPPKEKEQKANPFLFTKD; the protein is encoded by the coding sequence ATGGCAAAAAGAAAGCGGCCCTCCGTGGATGGATTTCGGGTGTTTGTAAAGGAACATCCTCATTTAGTGAATGAAGTGAGAAGCAAACAAGCAACATGGCAGGAACTTTTTGAAGAGTGGTATTTACTCGGAGAAGATCATCCACGCTGGCAGGCTGACGGCAGTGTGGGCGAGTCCAAAGTGAATTCAGGATCTCCATCTCCGCCGGTTGAAAAGGGAGAACAAAGCACTGAGTTGATCGGTTCGTTAATGAGTGCAGTTAAAAATATGGATATGGGGCAGATTCAACAATATATTACGAATGCCAATCAGGCCATCGGTGCAATCCAAGGAGTGCTATCTGCTTTCCAAGGGAATAAATCAGGTGATACCAGTCCTCCCCCAAAAGAAAAAGAGCAGAAAGCTAACCCTTTTTTATTCACCAAAGATTAA
- a CDS encoding YlbE-like family protein: MRQNIYEFIQTNEDMRNYLRIQPAWYKRLMRNPHEVDVFETEAKYHFEKSIPHRVSKFSESVQVASMMLHMFQAMNASGE, encoded by the coding sequence ATGCGTCAGAATATATATGAATTCATTCAAACGAACGAAGATATGCGTAATTACTTGAGGATTCAGCCTGCTTGGTACAAAAGGTTAATGCGTAATCCCCATGAGGTTGATGTGTTTGAAACCGAAGCGAAATATCATTTTGAGAAGTCGATTCCACATCGGGTCTCTAAATTTTCGGAAAGCGTTCAGGTTGCCTCAATGATGCTTCATATGTTTCAAGCGATGAATGCTTCGGGTGAATGA
- a CDS encoding YlbF family regulator has protein sequence MLATMEIVDILQQADGLAEMILHSEIGEEYLLSLYKLQSDKEAQRKISKFTSLKDLFEDVQRFGKYHPDYKRINLETRQAKRDMDMHPAVARFKGAETELQSVLDEISGKIGRAVSEQVKTPAGNPFFVSSGGCSTGSCGTGGSCGCSA, from the coding sequence ATGCTTGCTACTATGGAAATCGTCGACATTTTACAACAGGCTGATGGATTAGCTGAAATGATCCTTCATTCTGAAATAGGGGAAGAATATCTCCTTAGTTTATATAAATTACAAAGCGACAAAGAGGCACAGCGGAAAATTTCCAAGTTTACTTCGCTAAAGGATCTATTTGAAGATGTTCAAAGGTTCGGTAAATATCATCCGGATTATAAACGCATCAATTTAGAAACCAGACAAGCTAAACGAGACATGGATATGCATCCTGCCGTGGCAAGGTTTAAGGGGGCGGAGACCGAATTACAATCCGTTCTTGATGAAATAAGCGGAAAAATTGGCCGAGCCGTTTCTGAACAGGTCAAAACCCCAGCGGGGAATCCATTTTTTGTTTCATCAGGTGGATGTTCAACGGGAAGCTGCGGAACCGGCGGAAGTTGTGGATGCTCTGCTTAA
- a CDS encoding YlbG family protein yields MLGARQGIIVYLHTLKQAKMLRKFGNIHYVSKKLKYVVLYTNMDEVEPLVEKLNNYSFVKKVDLSYKPFLKVEFENSKPDKAKEYDYKMGI; encoded by the coding sequence ATGCTTGGAGCGAGACAGGGAATCATCGTCTATTTACATACATTGAAACAAGCCAAAATGCTTAGGAAATTTGGAAATATCCATTATGTTTCAAAAAAACTGAAATATGTAGTGCTTTATACGAATATGGATGAAGTGGAACCACTAGTGGAAAAGCTGAATAATTATTCGTTCGTTAAAAAAGTGGACCTATCTTACAAGCCTTTTTTGAAGGTTGAGTTCGAAAACTCCAAACCGGATAAAGCGAAAGAATATGATTATAAAATGGGGATTTGA
- a CDS encoding DUF7147 family protein: protein MIQRFIEIGQGYSDIYELLEVGRNQKHRVARLLAMHTTIDDKKVTSLVIVMQPTDPGKFQPLYICREGIPNPHATKNKRYELFENLAEELDRPIIEIDVKPSVLFAEIELYYQHLIGILRMNRYLPPLG from the coding sequence TTGATTCAACGTTTTATTGAAATTGGACAAGGATATTCCGATATATATGAGTTGCTGGAAGTGGGCCGCAATCAGAAACATCGAGTAGCAAGGCTTTTGGCCATGCATACAACTATTGATGATAAAAAGGTAACGTCATTGGTTATCGTCATGCAGCCCACAGATCCTGGGAAATTCCAGCCACTTTACATTTGCCGTGAAGGTATACCGAACCCTCATGCCACCAAAAACAAACGCTATGAGCTTTTTGAGAACTTAGCCGAGGAACTGGATAGACCAATTATTGAAATTGACGTGAAACCTTCGGTGCTCTTTGCAGAAATCGAGTTGTACTACCAACACTTAATCGGCATTTTGCGAATGAATAGATATCTGCCCCCATTAGGTTGA
- the rsmD gene encoding 16S rRNA (guanine(966)-N(2))-methyltransferase RsmD, translated as MRVVSGICKGRPLKAVPGTGTRPTTDKVKESIFNMIGPYFEGGLVLDLFAGSGGLGIEALSRGMDKAIFVDRDFKANQTVKANLELCKFSDRAEVYKNDSERALKALVKREMTFELIFLDPPYKKQKLVEILEEIHKYRLLNDMGHIVCEHGHDVTLPEKVGDFTVKRKEVYGVIAVTIYQWGNVHEQGEL; from the coding sequence ATGAGGGTCGTTTCCGGAATTTGCAAAGGAAGACCACTTAAGGCTGTACCGGGTACAGGAACCCGGCCGACTACTGATAAAGTCAAGGAATCCATTTTCAATATGATTGGTCCTTATTTCGAAGGAGGGCTGGTCCTCGACTTGTTTGCCGGAAGCGGTGGACTGGGAATTGAAGCGTTAAGCAGAGGCATGGATAAAGCCATATTTGTCGACCGTGATTTTAAAGCGAATCAAACGGTTAAGGCCAATTTGGAACTATGCAAGTTTTCAGACCGTGCAGAAGTTTATAAAAATGATTCAGAGCGTGCACTGAAGGCTTTGGTGAAAAGGGAAATGACTTTTGAATTGATTTTTCTTGATCCACCTTATAAGAAACAAAAGCTTGTCGAAATTCTTGAAGAAATACATAAATACCGATTGCTGAACGATATGGGACACATTGTTTGTGAGCATGGCCATGATGTTACATTGCCAGAAAAAGTTGGTGACTTTACCGTTAAGAGAAAAGAAGTTTATGGCGTCATTGCCGTTACGATTTATCAATGGGGAAACGTACACGAACAGGGGGAACTATGA